GTCTCTTTCAAACCATTCCGCCAGTGCCAGTTCCTCTTCATCCAGTGTCACTTCTGCGTCACCGTCCAGATCACAGTAAAATCCCATCAACAGGGTATCACTAAATGCCCATGGCTGACTTTTATAGTATCGGATATTCTTTACCTTCAATCCGACTTCTTCCATCACTTCTCGCGCCACTGTTTCTTCCACGGTTTCTCCGATTTCTGTAAATCCGGCAAGAAGTGCATATTTTTTATAACTTCGCCCTGCATACTTGGACATCAGGATCCGGTTACCGTCTGTCACTCCAACAATGACAGCCGGACAGATCTTCGGAAATTCCATATTTCTGCAGTGTTCACAGAAAAGCATCCTCTCTTTTGTATCATGACGCATCTTATGTCCACAGCGTCCACAATATCTGCGTGTCTGATACCATTGATACAGCTGATATCCCGTGATCCCCGCAAATGCGCTGTACTGAGGATCTGCTGTCCTGAAAATCTCCGTATTCTCCATTGTAAACTCAGAGTGCGGCTCCCGGTTCAGATTATCAACCAGATAATACTGCTTCTCATCAATTGTAAACAGATAAATACTGTTCTCATAAATCTCTTCGTTCAACCGTTCCAGTTCTCCAAATGTTGGAAACTCTATTCCCGTCTGTGTCCGCCTCATCAATGCTGTGTGTTCTTCATAATACAATGCAATGCTGTCCTTTTGCGGCGAAACCGGCCTGTATTCGTTCTTAAACTGATGCGGTGCTATGTCCTGGATCATTTTACTCACTTCCTTTCCTGAAATTATGCAAAAATTCACTGAGTAAAATCAGAATACTTCCTGCCGCAAGAAAAAAATCTCCCAGATTGTATGTGATCTTTGTCAGCTTCTCGTCAGATGTCTGAAACCCGATATAATCCACCACATATCCCCGCATCCAGCGATCCAGTGTGTTGCTCCACGCACCTGCCACACCAAGTGAAAGCCCTGCTTTTTTCAAATAACTGCCTTTTTTTCGCAGACACAAGATATCCCAGACGGTCAGAATTGCAGCCATAACAAGAGATGTGTACTTTACAAACTGAGGATACTCTTTCAAAAGACTCATACACATCCCCTTATTATGCACTTTTCTAAGGACGATCTTTTTGCTGTCCGCAAACGGTTTTTCTTCCTCGTCCGGCCACTTTTCCACTTCTGATTTGACTGCCATATCCAGACACGTCAGAAATGCCGTTGCCCCTGCTCCAAACAGATTTTTCATATTCTGCCTCTATTCTTCTGTAAATTCTTTAATTTTTTCTGCTGCGTCCTCTGCTTTTTCCTTCACTGCCTCTGAAAGGTCTTTGACAT
This window of the Mediterraneibacter gnavus ATCC 29149 genome carries:
- the nudC gene encoding NAD(+) diphosphatase; the encoded protein is MIQDIAPHQFKNEYRPVSPQKDSIALYYEEHTALMRRTQTGIEFPTFGELERLNEEIYENSIYLFTIDEKQYYLVDNLNREPHSEFTMENTEIFRTADPQYSAFAGITGYQLYQWYQTRRYCGRCGHKMRHDTKERMLFCEHCRNMEFPKICPAVIVGVTDGNRILMSKYAGRSYKKYALLAGFTEIGETVEETVAREVMEEVGLKVKNIRYYKSQPWAFSDTLLMGFYCDLDGDAEVTLDEEELALAEWFERDEIPVEPSRDSLTNEMIIKFKQGEV
- a CDS encoding signal peptidase II, producing the protein MKNLFGAGATAFLTCLDMAVKSEVEKWPDEEEKPFADSKKIVLRKVHNKGMCMSLLKEYPQFVKYTSLVMAAILTVWDILCLRKKGSYLKKAGLSLGVAGAWSNTLDRWMRGYVVDYIGFQTSDEKLTKITYNLGDFFLAAGSILILLSEFLHNFRKGSE